Below is a genomic region from Streptomyces ferrugineus.
GCCGCTGCGGAAGGCCGTCGAAGGGGTGGGTGGGGGTCACTGAACCGCCCCCTGCCACCTCAGGGCGTTGCCGGACCGCTTCCTGCGCGCATACGGGCGTAGTGGGCGCTGCAGGCCTCGTACGACGGGAGCAGCCCGGCCTCTCGTGCCTCCGCCAGGGACGGAGCCTGCGCGTCCTTCGGGGACAGGATCGGCGCGATGTGCTCGGGCCAGGTGATGCCCAGGTCCGGGTCCAGGGGGTGCACGCCGTGTTCGCGTTCCGGGGCGTAGCCCGTCGAGCACAGATAGGCCACCGTGGCGTCGTCGGTGAGGGCCATGAAGGCGTGGCCGAGGCCCTCCGCGAGGAACACGGCGTGGTGGCCGTCGTCGTCGAGGCGGAGCGCCTCCCAGCGGCCGAAGGTGGGGGAGCCGACGCGGATGTCGACCACCACGTCGAGGACGGCGCCGCGCAGACAGGTCACGTACTTGGCCTGGCCGGGCGGTACGTCGGAGAAGTGGACGCCGCGCAGTACGCCCCAGCGGGAGACCGAGCAGTTGGCCTGGGCCAGGGACAGGTCGTAGCCGGTGGCCTCGCGGAACTCCGCGGCGCGGTACCACTCGTGGAAGCTGCCCCGGTCGTCCGGGAAGACCTTGGGCTCCAGCGCCCAGGCGCCTTCGATGCCGAGCGATCGCATGGCGTCACCTCCTGCGGGCGGCCCGGGCGCGCAACCGGGCCGCCGTCCGGCCCAGCGCCGTGCCGAGTTTGCGTCGTGCCTTGCGGACAAGTCGTCGTAGGGCGCTGGGCCGGGG
It encodes:
- the rfbC gene encoding dTDP-4-dehydrorhamnose 3,5-epimerase yields the protein MRSLGIEGAWALEPKVFPDDRGSFHEWYRAAEFREATGYDLSLAQANCSVSRWGVLRGVHFSDVPPGQAKYVTCLRGAVLDVVVDIRVGSPTFGRWEALRLDDDGHHAVFLAEGLGHAFMALTDDATVAYLCSTGYAPEREHGVHPLDPDLGITWPEHIAPILSPKDAQAPSLAEAREAGLLPSYEACSAHYARMRAGSGPATP